From Janthinobacterium sp. 67, a single genomic window includes:
- the leuD gene encoding 3-isopropylmalate dehydratase small subunit — protein sequence MLAFTTLNGLVAPIDRANVDTDALIPKQFLKSIKRSGFGPNLFDEWRYLDHGEPGQDCANRPRNQSFALNRTRFQGAEILLARENFGCGSSREHAPWALEDYGFRALIAPSFADIFFSNCQKNGLLPIVLDGATVDQLFIDVEKNPGYRLTIDLAAQTVTTPAGPAHRFDIDPFAKHCLLNGFDEIEITLAQADTIHAYEARRRSQEPWLFP from the coding sequence ATGCTTGCCTTCACTACACTGAACGGACTGGTGGCGCCGATCGACCGGGCCAATGTCGACACCGATGCGCTGATCCCAAAGCAATTCCTGAAATCGATCAAGCGTTCCGGCTTCGGCCCCAACCTGTTCGATGAATGGCGCTATCTGGACCATGGCGAACCGGGCCAGGATTGCGCAAACCGGCCGCGCAATCAAAGCTTCGCGCTGAACCGAACACGTTTTCAAGGGGCCGAGATTTTGTTGGCCCGTGAGAACTTTGGCTGCGGCTCGAGCCGCGAACACGCGCCATGGGCGCTGGAGGACTACGGTTTCAGGGCCCTGATCGCGCCTAGCTTCGCCGACATCTTTTTTAGCAACTGCCAAAAAAATGGCTTGTTGCCGATCGTGCTCGATGGGGCCACGGTCGACCAGCTGTTTATTGATGTCGAGAAAAACCCAGGCTACCGTCTCACCATCGATCTGGCTGCGCAAACCGTCACCACCCCCGCCGGACCAGCCCATCGCTTCGATATCGACCCGTTCGCCAAGCATTGCTTGCTGAACGGTTTCGATGAAATCGAGATCACGCTGGCTCAGGCGGACACGATTCACGCCTACGAGGCGCGGCGGCGCAGCCAAGAGCCCTGGTTATTCCCATGA
- the maiA gene encoding maleylacetoacetate isomerase — translation MKLYSFFNSSTSYRVRIALALKGLPYDYAGVNLRGGEQGQDAYRALSPAGIVPVLVDGDTSMTQSLAIIDYLDRQYPEPRLIPDDSLLRARVLEIAQTIACEIHPINNIRVLKYLSGKLGVTEEAKNDWYKHWVDEGLAAVEQLLAQLPAGPYCAGDQPTLADCCLVPQVANAMRMGCDLTRFTRILAIYEHCVAQPAFILAAPANQPDYIG, via the coding sequence ATGAAACTCTACAGCTTCTTCAACAGCTCCACCTCGTACCGCGTGCGCATCGCATTGGCGCTCAAGGGCCTGCCGTACGACTACGCCGGCGTCAACCTGCGCGGCGGCGAGCAGGGCCAGGACGCTTACCGCGCACTGAGCCCGGCCGGCATCGTGCCGGTGCTGGTCGACGGCGACACCAGCATGACCCAGTCCCTCGCCATCATCGACTACCTCGACCGCCAGTATCCCGAGCCGCGCCTGATCCCGGACGACTCGCTGCTGCGCGCCCGGGTGCTGGAAATTGCTCAGACCATCGCCTGCGAAATCCACCCGATCAACAACATCCGGGTGCTGAAGTACCTGAGCGGCAAGCTCGGCGTGACCGAAGAGGCCAAGAACGACTGGTACAAGCATTGGGTCGACGAGGGCCTGGCTGCGGTCGAGCAGCTGCTGGCCCAGCTGCCGGCAGGGCCTTACTGCGCCGGCGACCAGCCGACCTTGGCCGACTGCTGCCTGGTACCCCAGGTGGCGAATGCGATGCGGATGGGCTGCGACCTCACGCGCTTCACCCGCATCCTTGCGATTTATGAGCACTGCGTCGCGCAACCGGCCTTCATCCTGGCCGCCCCGGCCAACCAGCCGGACTACATCGGCTGA
- a CDS encoding aromatic ring-hydroxylating dioxygenase subunit alpha, translating into MGDTPVVFPIRPVWESKESTSRIPFSVYTDDQVYKRELERLFYHGHWCYVGLEAEIPNAGDFKRTVVGERSVIMVRGNEGEINVVENVCAHRGMQFCRERHGNRKEFVCPYHQWNYKLNGDLQGVPFRRGVKQDGKVNGGMPKEFDTKEHGLTKLKVAVRGGVVFASFDHEVESLEDYLGPDMLGYFDRLFNGRKLKILGYNRQRIPGNWKLMQENIKDPYHPGLLHTWFVTYGLWRADNKSELKMDAHHRHAAMISTRSQQAATSEVTAGVTSFKSSMEVQDKRLLDIVPEDWWGGPTAVMMTVFPSVIFQQQVNSVSTRHIQPDGKGSFDFVWTHFGFEDDTEEMTQRRLVQANLFGPAGFVSADDGEVIELSQMGFEQKPFHRTLAELGGHGVENTDHMVTETLIRGMYSYWRKVMED; encoded by the coding sequence ATGGGAGACACCCCCGTCGTATTCCCCATCCGTCCGGTGTGGGAATCCAAGGAAAGCACCAGCCGGATTCCGTTTTCGGTGTATACCGACGACCAGGTCTACAAGCGCGAACTGGAGCGCCTGTTCTACCATGGCCACTGGTGCTACGTCGGCCTCGAGGCCGAAATACCGAACGCGGGCGACTTCAAGCGCACAGTGGTCGGCGAGCGCTCGGTCATCATGGTGCGCGGCAATGAGGGCGAGATCAACGTGGTCGAGAACGTGTGCGCCCACCGCGGCATGCAGTTCTGCCGCGAGCGCCACGGCAACCGCAAGGAATTCGTGTGCCCCTACCACCAGTGGAACTACAAACTGAACGGCGACTTGCAGGGCGTGCCCTTCCGCCGCGGCGTCAAGCAGGACGGCAAGGTCAACGGCGGGATGCCGAAGGAATTCGACACCAAGGAGCACGGACTCACCAAGCTGAAGGTCGCGGTGCGCGGCGGCGTCGTGTTCGCGTCCTTCGACCATGAAGTCGAATCGCTCGAGGACTACCTCGGCCCGGACATGCTCGGCTACTTCGACCGCCTGTTCAACGGCCGCAAGCTGAAGATCCTGGGCTACAACCGCCAGCGCATTCCGGGCAACTGGAAGCTGATGCAGGAAAACATCAAGGATCCGTACCACCCGGGCCTGCTGCACACCTGGTTCGTCACCTACGGCCTCTGGCGCGCGGACAACAAGTCCGAACTGAAGATGGATGCCCACCACCGTCATGCGGCGATGATCTCGACCCGCAGCCAGCAGGCGGCAACCAGCGAAGTCACGGCCGGCGTCACCAGCTTCAAGTCCTCGATGGAAGTGCAGGACAAGCGCCTGCTCGACATCGTGCCGGAAGACTGGTGGGGCGGCCCGACCGCAGTGATGATGACCGTGTTCCCGAGCGTGATCTTCCAGCAGCAGGTCAACAGCGTGTCGACCCGCCACATCCAGCCGGATGGCAAGGGCTCCTTTGATTTCGTCTGGACCCACTTCGGCTTCGAGGACGACACCGAGGAAATGACGCAGCGCCGCCTGGTGCAGGCAAACCTGTTTGGCCCGGCCGGTTTCGTGTCGGCGGACGACGGCGAGGTGATCGAGCTGTCGCAGATGGGTTTCGAGCAAAAACCCTTCCACCGTACCTTGGCGGAACTGGGCGGCCACGGCGTCGAGAACACCGACCACATGGTGACCGAAACCCTGATCCGCGGGATGTACAGCTACTGGCGCAAGGTGATGGAGGACTGA
- a CDS encoding fumarylacetoacetate hydrolase family protein — translation MKYAVEPAPVYTLPVAGSEEQFPVNRIFCVGRNYAAHAREMGKDPDRDPPFFFMKPANAIVVAGSDEVTIPYPPKTANFHHEIELVVAIGKGGTNIPVEQALEYVYGYAVGLDMTRRDIQLEARDKGRPWEFGKSFAKSAPIGPIHRALDVGHVSEGEIAVAVNGEDRQRSDVSKLIWSVAESIACLSEYETLEPGDIIMTGTPEGVNAVKPGDLMVGSVAGLGEIRVRVAG, via the coding sequence ATGAAATACGCAGTAGAACCCGCACCGGTGTACACCCTGCCAGTGGCAGGCAGTGAGGAGCAGTTCCCCGTCAACCGCATCTTCTGTGTCGGCCGCAACTACGCTGCCCACGCGCGCGAAATGGGCAAGGACCCGGACCGCGATCCGCCGTTCTTCTTCATGAAGCCGGCCAACGCGATCGTTGTCGCAGGCAGCGATGAGGTGACGATCCCGTATCCGCCGAAGACCGCCAACTTCCACCACGAGATCGAACTGGTGGTCGCGATCGGCAAGGGCGGCACCAACATCCCGGTGGAGCAGGCGCTGGAATACGTATACGGCTACGCGGTGGGCCTTGACATGACCCGGCGCGACATCCAGCTCGAGGCGCGCGACAAGGGCCGTCCCTGGGAGTTCGGCAAGTCCTTTGCCAAGTCGGCGCCGATCGGCCCGATCCACCGCGCCCTTGATGTCGGCCACGTGAGCGAAGGCGAGATCGCGGTGGCCGTCAATGGCGAAGACCGCCAGCGTTCCGATGTGTCCAAGCTGATCTGGTCGGTGGCCGAGTCGATCGCCTGCCTCTCCGAGTACGAGACCCTGGAGCCGGGCGACATCATCATGACCGGCACCCCGGAAGGCGTGAACGCGGTCAAGCCGGGCGACCTGATGGTCGGTTCGGTTGCCGGTCTCGGCGAGATCCGTGTGCGGGTCGCCGGGTAA
- a CDS encoding non-heme iron oxygenase ferredoxin subunit, producing MENNWLDVGALEDVPEEDVIGVAAAGKDLALYSVEGQVYATDNICTHGHARLCDGFLDGFEIECPLHQGKFDIRDGRPMCEPVTEAVRSYPVKIESGRVFVDVG from the coding sequence ATGGAAAACAACTGGCTGGACGTCGGCGCACTCGAGGACGTACCTGAAGAGGACGTGATCGGCGTTGCGGCGGCAGGCAAGGACCTGGCGCTGTACAGCGTCGAAGGGCAGGTCTACGCGACCGACAATATCTGCACCCACGGCCATGCGCGCCTGTGCGACGGCTTCCTGGACGGCTTCGAGATCGAATGCCCGCTCCACCAGGGCAAGTTCGACATCCGCGACGGCCGCCCGATGTGCGAACCGGTCACCGAAGCGGTGCGCAGCTACCCGGTGAAGATCGAGAGCGGGAGGGTGTTCGTCGACGTCGGCTGA
- a CDS encoding aromatic-ring-hydroxylating dioxygenase subunit beta, translating into MNTNDDIQAYLALAQLNADYASAIDTADWDRWIDFFVEDCEYKVQPRENYERGFPLATLALLSRGMLKDRAYGIKETLFHDPYYQRHVVGLPRILRRDGDVIEAETNYAVFRTKLSQETTVFNVGRYLDRVRITPEGMKFESRLCIYDTEMIPNSLIYPI; encoded by the coding sequence ATGAACACCAATGACGACATCCAGGCCTACCTGGCGCTGGCCCAGCTGAACGCCGATTACGCATCCGCGATCGACACCGCGGACTGGGACCGCTGGATCGATTTTTTCGTCGAGGACTGCGAGTACAAAGTGCAGCCCCGTGAGAACTACGAGCGCGGCTTTCCGCTGGCGACGCTGGCGCTGCTCAGCCGCGGCATGCTGAAGGACCGCGCCTACGGCATCAAGGAAACGCTGTTCCACGACCCCTACTACCAGCGCCACGTGGTCGGCCTGCCGCGCATCCTGCGGCGCGACGGCGATGTGATCGAGGCTGAGACCAACTACGCCGTGTTCCGCACCAAGCTGAGCCAGGAAACGACGGTGTTCAACGTCGGCCGCTACCTGGACCGCGTGCGAATCACGCCGGAAGGCATGAAGTTCGAATCGCGGCTGTGCATCTACGACACCGAAATGATTCCGAATTCACTGATTTACCCGATTTGA
- the tnpA gene encoding IS66-like element accessory protein TnpA, with amino-acid sequence MISTNSRGHYRQHPLEFKRALVALSLEPGASVARIAREHGVNANQVFSWRRLYQQGRLGVPALLREDGLLPVVLAPTAPAPSNTSSHANGTIVLEMGEVRVRIEGEPNAATLAQVLDRVLR; translated from the coding sequence ATCATTTCCACGAATTCACGCGGCCATTACCGCCAGCACCCTTTGGAGTTCAAGCGAGCCCTGGTGGCGCTGTCGCTGGAGCCTGGCGCTTCGGTCGCGCGCATCGCGCGTGAGCACGGCGTCAATGCCAACCAAGTCTTCAGCTGGCGCCGGCTGTATCAACAAGGACGCCTTGGCGTACCTGCATTGTTGCGAGAAGATGGCCTTTTGCCGGTGGTGCTGGCGCCAACGGCGCCTGCGCCGAGCAACACCAGCTCCCATGCCAACGGCACTATCGTGCTTGAAATGGGCGAGGTCCGCGTGCGGATTGAAGGCGAGCCCAATGCGGCCACGCTGGCGCAAGTGTTGGATCGGGTGCTACGATGA
- a CDS encoding MFS transporter, producing MSSTVKVDVQQLIDSGRFSRHQFLIAFLCFVIIAIDGFDTAIIGFIAPSLRTEWQLLPQQLAPLMAAGLVGLAVGSFIAGPLGDRIGRKAILVLSVFFFGVWSLASAYTDSLFMLTFFRFLTGLGLGGAMPNAITLTSEYSPQRIKSKVVTIMFCGFTLGSGLGGVLAAHMIPEYGWRSVLLLGGYVPIACAVLLLFVLPESVRFLVLRKPDSPQIAAILRRISPQAKLDGAHFVLPEAPPAAGRSPVAQLFAKPLGFGTLALWGAFFMSLLIVYLLTNWLPILFKDAGFPLAKAALVAAMYQVGGTIGAIALGWAMDKFNPYRVLGTSYLVAVAFIALISFQYTDLLVLNLAVAGVGFCVSGSQVGANALAAAFYPTSNRVTGVSWALGIGRCGAILGSLLGGALLGAGLGFSTIILLLALPALLASIAIFAMSARYSGSGGSRATIAPTTRLSATD from the coding sequence ATGTCCAGTACCGTCAAGGTCGACGTGCAGCAACTGATCGATTCCGGCCGCTTTTCGCGTCACCAGTTTCTGATCGCATTTCTTTGTTTCGTCATCATCGCAATCGACGGGTTCGATACGGCGATCATTGGGTTTATCGCGCCCTCGCTGCGCACCGAGTGGCAGCTGCTGCCGCAACAACTCGCGCCGCTGATGGCGGCCGGGCTCGTCGGCCTGGCCGTCGGCTCGTTCATCGCCGGACCGCTCGGCGACCGCATCGGCAGGAAGGCCATCCTGGTCCTGTCAGTGTTCTTCTTCGGCGTCTGGAGCCTGGCCTCGGCCTATACCGACTCGCTGTTCATGCTCACCTTCTTCCGCTTCCTCACCGGCCTCGGCCTCGGAGGTGCGATGCCGAATGCTATCACGCTCACTTCCGAATACTCGCCCCAGCGCATCAAGTCGAAGGTCGTCACCATCATGTTCTGCGGCTTTACCCTCGGCTCCGGCCTGGGTGGGGTGCTGGCGGCCCACATGATCCCCGAATACGGCTGGCGCAGCGTGCTGCTGCTGGGCGGCTACGTGCCGATCGCCTGCGCCGTGCTGCTGCTGTTCGTGCTGCCGGAATCGGTGCGCTTCCTGGTGCTGCGCAAGCCCGACAGCCCGCAGATTGCCGCCATCCTGCGCCGCATCTCTCCGCAGGCGAAGCTCGACGGCGCGCACTTCGTGCTGCCGGAGGCGCCGCCCGCGGCCGGCCGCTCCCCGGTGGCGCAGCTGTTCGCCAAGCCGCTCGGATTCGGCACCCTGGCACTGTGGGGCGCCTTCTTCATGAGCCTCCTGATCGTCTACCTGCTGACGAACTGGCTGCCGATCCTGTTCAAGGACGCCGGCTTCCCGCTGGCCAAGGCGGCGCTGGTGGCCGCCATGTACCAGGTCGGCGGCACGATCGGCGCCATTGCCCTGGGCTGGGCAATGGACAAGTTCAATCCCTATCGCGTGCTCGGCACGTCCTACCTGGTCGCCGTCGCCTTCATCGCGCTGATCAGCTTCCAGTACACCGACCTGCTGGTCCTGAACCTGGCGGTCGCGGGCGTGGGCTTTTGCGTCAGCGGCTCGCAGGTGGGCGCCAACGCGCTGGCTGCAGCCTTCTACCCCACCAGCAACCGGGTGACCGGCGTGAGCTGGGCGCTGGGGATCGGCCGCTGCGGCGCCATCCTCGGTTCGCTGCTGGGCGGCGCGCTGCTCGGCGCCGGGCTGGGCTTCTCGACCATCATCCTGCTGCTGGCGCTGCCCGCGCTGCTGGCATCGATCGCGATCTTCGCCATGTCGGCCCGCTACAGCGGGTCCGGCGGCAGCCGCGCAACGATCGCGCCGACTACCCGACTTTCCGCCACTGACTGA
- a CDS encoding NAD(P)H-binding protein yields the protein MSRHPPAVAPGTATPNRSVTADIFDRQAPRQALLSAVQGHEVLASAYRGSINATATVADAARALVAAARGAGIRRIVVVGGSGILEVAPGVQLADTPGFSDILKPVSLAHQDAVDVFHEAGDLDWNG from the coding sequence ATCTCGCGCCATCCGCCCGCCGTCGCGCCGGGTACGGCAACGCCGAACCGGAGTGTAACAGCCGACATTTTCGACCGTCAGGCGCCCCGTCAGGCGCTGCTTTCCGCCGTTCAGGGCCACGAGGTGCTGGCGAGTGCCTACCGCGGCTCGATCAACGCGACAGCGACCGTGGCCGATGCGGCCCGCGCCTTGGTGGCGGCGGCGCGTGGTGCCGGCATCAGGCGTATCGTTGTCGTCGGCGGCTCCGGCATCCTTGAAGTGGCGCCCGGCGTGCAACTGGCCGATACGCCGGGCTTTTCTGACATTCTCAAACCCGTATCGCTGGCGCATCAGGACGCGGTGGATGTATTTCACGAAGCGGGCGACCTCGATTGGAATGGCTGA
- a CDS encoding AraC family transcriptional regulator, producing MFCETEAGLLLSDRFIRIATPDLVQATPAIERLQGPFIARPKGAGALREPVRVRAADCGRVAVSTFHFGTNIEIEPRGLEGAILVTTAVQGRAGMAAGGRTLGASSGVSFISQEEDRPTFLYEPDTEVLKLRFERRRVEEMCVRMYDNLPDAPLHFDGLMAQPAAVQRWSALLRFVVSSLNAPNAGQPCRLETASMEELLMLTLLGIQPHNYQGGASRVRSVTPRQFRLAVDYINEHLDADITLAGIAEVAGCSIRSLGRAFQQSCGTSPMQYVQKLRLQRIRAELVRPASGDRTIADIAFHWGYRHLGEFNRKYRECFGETPSETRQRNLAHF from the coding sequence ATGTTCTGCGAGACTGAAGCTGGCCTGTTGTTGTCCGACCGTTTCATCCGGATCGCGACCCCGGACCTGGTTCAGGCCACGCCGGCCATCGAGCGGCTGCAAGGCCCGTTCATCGCCCGGCCGAAGGGCGCCGGCGCCCTGCGCGAACCGGTACGGGTTCGCGCTGCGGACTGCGGCCGGGTGGCAGTATCGACTTTCCACTTCGGGACGAACATCGAGATCGAGCCGAGGGGGCTCGAAGGCGCGATCCTGGTGACGACAGCCGTGCAGGGAAGGGCCGGCATGGCGGCCGGCGGTCGCACCCTTGGGGCGTCGTCCGGGGTATCCTTCATTTCCCAGGAAGAGGACCGGCCCACTTTCCTCTATGAGCCCGACACCGAGGTGCTGAAGCTGCGCTTCGAGCGCCGCCGCGTCGAGGAGATGTGCGTACGCATGTATGACAACCTCCCCGATGCGCCCCTGCATTTCGACGGTCTCATGGCGCAGCCTGCGGCCGTGCAGCGCTGGAGCGCCTTGCTGCGCTTCGTCGTGTCCTCGCTCAACGCGCCCAACGCTGGGCAGCCGTGCAGGCTCGAGACCGCGAGCATGGAGGAGCTCCTAATGCTCACCCTGCTCGGGATCCAGCCGCACAACTACCAGGGCGGCGCGAGCCGGGTCAGGTCCGTCACGCCGCGCCAGTTCAGGCTGGCCGTGGACTATATCAACGAACACCTGGATGCCGACATTACGCTGGCGGGTATCGCCGAGGTGGCCGGATGCAGCATCCGGTCGCTGGGGCGCGCTTTCCAGCAGTCCTGCGGCACCAGCCCGATGCAGTACGTGCAGAAGCTGCGCCTGCAGCGGATCAGGGCGGAACTGGTGCGCCCGGCCTCCGGCGACAGGACCATCGCCGACATCGCCTTTCACTGGGGTTACCGCCATCTCGGCGAGTTCAATCGCAAGTACCGCGAGTGTTTCGGGGAAACGCCTTCCGAGACCCGTCAGCGGAACCTCGCGCACTTCTGA
- the tnpC gene encoding IS66 family transposase, with product MLSPADLPNDIDALKALLLASERMLQERDAQLAGLAEQLNTRAVEIEHLKLQIAKLRRMQFGRKSEKLDHQIEQLELQLEDLQADEAEAAREMPAADQAPRKKSVRQPLPEHLPRDEKVYAPTAADCPACGGGLRPLGEDVAEQLEFVPASFRVIRHVRPKLACACCDAIVQSPAPSRPIERGIAGPGLLAHILVAKFADHLPLYRQSVIYAREGVDLDRALLASWVGAASALLRPLVDAIRRHVLAASKLHADDTPIPVLAPGNGKTKTARLWTYVRDDRPAGDTTPAAVWFAYTPDRKGIHPQTHLAKFEGVLQADAYAGFNALFDDGTVREAACWAHARRKFYDLHAARPTALTTEALRRIAELYVIEAEIRGQPPEERRQVRQARARSLLDELERWLRTTLDTLSRKSDTAAAILYALKLWPALLRYCDDGAIEIDNSAAERALRGVAIGRRNYLFAGADSGGERAAAIYSLIGTAKLNGVDPEAWLRHVLTHIADHPVNRVDDFLPWNCNLPAAL from the coding sequence ATGCTCAGCCCAGCCGACCTCCCCAACGATATCGATGCCTTGAAGGCGTTGCTGTTGGCCAGTGAGCGCATGCTGCAAGAGCGCGATGCGCAGTTGGCGGGACTGGCGGAACAACTCAACACACGCGCCGTCGAGATCGAACACCTCAAGCTGCAGATTGCCAAATTGCGGCGCATGCAGTTCGGCCGCAAGTCGGAAAAGCTGGACCACCAGATCGAGCAGCTGGAGCTACAACTGGAAGACCTGCAGGCCGACGAGGCCGAGGCTGCGCGTGAGATGCCGGCCGCCGATCAGGCGCCGCGCAAGAAGTCAGTGCGTCAGCCTTTGCCCGAACACTTGCCACGTGACGAGAAAGTGTATGCGCCCACAGCCGCAGACTGCCCGGCCTGTGGTGGCGGCCTGCGGCCGCTGGGCGAGGACGTCGCTGAGCAACTGGAATTCGTACCGGCCAGCTTCCGTGTGATCCGCCATGTGCGTCCCAAGCTGGCATGCGCCTGCTGCGATGCCATCGTCCAGTCGCCAGCACCAAGCCGGCCCATTGAGCGCGGTATCGCCGGTCCTGGCTTGCTCGCGCACATTCTGGTGGCGAAGTTCGCCGATCATCTGCCGCTGTACCGGCAGTCCGTGATCTATGCTCGCGAAGGCGTTGATCTTGATCGCGCCTTGCTGGCCAGCTGGGTCGGTGCAGCCAGCGCGTTGCTGCGTCCGTTGGTTGACGCCATTCGACGCCATGTGCTGGCGGCATCGAAACTGCATGCTGATGACACCCCGATTCCGGTGCTGGCACCGGGTAATGGCAAGACCAAAACCGCGCGCCTGTGGACCTATGTGCGTGATGACCGGCCAGCTGGCGACACGACGCCAGCAGCCGTCTGGTTTGCCTACACGCCCGACCGTAAAGGCATCCATCCACAAACGCACCTGGCCAAGTTTGAAGGCGTACTGCAAGCCGATGCCTATGCCGGCTTCAACGCCTTGTTCGACGACGGCACGGTCCGCGAAGCGGCCTGCTGGGCGCACGCCCGTCGTAAGTTCTACGATCTGCATGCGGCGCGACCGACCGCGCTGACTACCGAAGCGCTACGCCGCATTGCCGAACTGTACGTGATCGAAGCGGAGATCCGAGGCCAGCCACCAGAGGAACGAAGGCAGGTTCGGCAAGCACGTGCGCGATCTTTGCTCGATGAGCTGGAACGCTGGCTGCGCACCACACTCGACACGTTGTCACGCAAATCCGACACTGCCGCTGCAATCCTGTACGCGCTCAAGCTGTGGCCGGCGCTGCTGCGTTACTGCGACGATGGCGCCATCGAGATTGATAACTCGGCGGCCGAACGCGCCTTGCGTGGCGTCGCCATTGGGCGTCGCAACTACCTGTTTGCTGGTGCCGACAGCGGCGGCGAACGCGCTGCCGCAATCTACTCGCTGATCGGCACGGCCAAGCTGAACGGTGTCGACCCCGAAGCCTGGTTGCGTCACGTGCTGACGCATATCGCCGATCATCCCGTCAACCGGGTTGATGATTTCTTGCCTTGGAACTGCAACCTACCGGCAGCCCTTTGA
- the gtdA gene encoding gentisate 1,2-dioxygenase: MQGSQTLSAQDSAQNAVKEQRAEFYRRISGNHLTPLWEVLGALVPKSPKSPVVPALWCYADVREQVMEAGRLITAEEAERRVLILENPAMRGNSSITQSLYAGLQLILPGEVAPAHRHSQSALRLVLDGEGAYTAVDGERTTMRRGDFIITPSWTWHDHGNLGTEPVVWLDGLDIPTLRFFDAGFAEHGSAASQQTARPEGDSLARYGHNLVPVDLKQAPSDPTKVFVYPFAETKEALEGIARTEADPHFGHKLRYVNPATGASPMPTIGAFAQLLPEGFASKAYRSTDATVYVCLEGEGSAQVGGETYTFGPNDIFVVPSWHELRLQAKAKTILFSFSDRPMQQALGLWREEKMQ; this comes from the coding sequence ATGCAAGGAAGTCAAACGCTTTCCGCGCAGGACAGCGCCCAAAACGCCGTGAAGGAACAGCGCGCCGAGTTCTACCGCCGTATCAGCGGCAACCACCTGACCCCGCTGTGGGAAGTGCTCGGCGCCCTGGTGCCGAAGTCGCCCAAGTCCCCGGTGGTGCCTGCGCTGTGGTGTTACGCCGACGTGCGCGAACAGGTGATGGAAGCCGGCCGCCTGATCACGGCGGAAGAGGCCGAGCGCCGCGTGCTGATCCTGGAAAACCCGGCCATGCGCGGCAATTCGTCGATCACGCAGTCCCTTTATGCCGGCCTGCAGCTGATCCTGCCCGGCGAAGTGGCGCCCGCCCATCGCCACAGCCAGTCGGCGCTGCGCCTGGTGCTGGACGGCGAGGGCGCCTACACCGCCGTCGACGGCGAACGCACCACCATGCGCCGCGGCGACTTCATCATCACCCCGTCCTGGACCTGGCACGACCACGGCAACCTGGGCACCGAACCGGTGGTCTGGCTCGACGGCCTCGACATTCCGACCCTGCGCTTCTTCGACGCCGGCTTCGCGGAGCACGGCAGCGCCGCCTCGCAGCAGACCGCACGTCCCGAGGGCGATTCGCTGGCCCGCTATGGCCACAACCTGGTGCCGGTGGACCTGAAGCAGGCGCCGTCCGACCCGACCAAGGTCTTCGTCTACCCGTTTGCGGAAACCAAGGAGGCGCTCGAGGGCATCGCCCGCACTGAGGCCGATCCCCACTTCGGCCACAAGCTGCGCTACGTGAATCCGGCCACCGGCGCGTCGCCGATGCCGACCATCGGCGCCTTCGCCCAGCTGCTGCCGGAAGGTTTCGCCAGCAAGGCGTACCGCAGCACCGACGCCACTGTCTATGTCTGCCTGGAAGGGGAGGGCAGCGCCCAGGTTGGCGGAGAAACCTACACCTTTGGTCCGAACGACATCTTCGTGGTGCCGTCCTGGCACGAGCTGCGCCTGCAGGCCAAGGCGAAGACGATCCTGTTCAGCTTCTCGGATCGCCCGATGCAACAGGCGCTCGGCCTGTGGCGCGAAGAAAAAATGCAGTAA
- the tnpB gene encoding IS66 family insertion sequence element accessory protein TnpB (TnpB, as the term is used for proteins encoded by IS66 family insertion elements, is considered an accessory protein, since TnpC, encoded by a neighboring gene, is a DDE family transposase.), whose protein sequence is MIGLPAGTKVWLAAGTTDMRSGFNGLAAKVQSALEEDPFSGHVFVFRGRRGDLIKLLWWTGDGLCLLAKRLERGRFIWPQATSGSVALSQAQLSMLLEGIDWRRPERTWKPTSAL, encoded by the coding sequence ATGATCGGTCTGCCTGCTGGCACCAAGGTATGGCTGGCTGCCGGCACTACGGACATGCGCTCCGGCTTTAATGGCCTTGCTGCAAAAGTGCAGTCGGCGCTGGAGGAAGATCCGTTCAGTGGTCATGTGTTTGTGTTCCGTGGCCGGCGCGGCGACCTCATCAAATTACTTTGGTGGACTGGTGATGGCCTGTGCCTGTTGGCCAAGCGCCTTGAGCGTGGTCGCTTCATCTGGCCGCAGGCGACTAGTGGCTCGGTAGCGCTGTCGCAGGCGCAGTTGTCGATGCTACTGGAGGGTATCGATTGGCGGCGGCCAGAACGCACTTGGAAGCCAACGTCGGCCTTGTAA